The Priestia megaterium NBRC 15308 = ATCC 14581 region CACAAAAGTATCTCAAACGGTTCCTGTAAAAATTTCTATTTCTAATTATTCAGAGCATGTACTGCCAGGTATGAACGCCGAAGTAAAAATTTCGAAAGACTAATTCTTACTACAACAGTTCAAGAAGGGAGGAAATATGATGACAGCCAGTATAGAAAACACAAGTGATGGATCCATCAAAAAGCATATTCCGCTATTGATTGTTTTAATGCTTGGTTTGTTTCTTGCGATATTAAACCAAACGTTACTGAACGTGGCCATCCCGCATTTGATTACTGAGTTTGGCGTAACGGCAAATACAGCTCAGTGGTTGTTAACTGGATATATGCTTGTGAACGGGGCATTAATTCCGCTTTCAGCTTTTTTAATTGAACGATTTGGTGTGCGTCGCTTGTTCTTATTTGCAATGTTTTGTTTTACAGTAGGATCATTGATTTGCGGAATTGCACCTACGTTTTCGATTATGCTTACCGGCCGTTTAATTCAAGCTATTGGCGGAGGTGTCTTATCGCCTCTTGTTATGACCATTATTGTGTTTATTTTCCCTCCTCACATGCGAGGAAAAGGGATGGGGATTTTTGGTTTAGCCATGATGTTCGCACCGGCTATTGGACCAACGTTATCTGGATGGGTTATTCAAAACTATGATTGGCACATCCTTTTTAACGGCATGGTGCCATTAGGTGCCATTGTATTAATTATTGCTTTCTTTCAATTAAAAGACATTCAGCCTCCAAAGGATGTAAAAGTTCACATGCCTTCTGTTGTGACATCACTTGCAGGTATGGGATTATTGCTTTACGGATTTAGTGAAGCTGGAAATGACGGCTGGACGGATTCAGTTGTTCTTTCTACAATCATTGGCGGGGCAGTTCTTTTAATTATATTTGTTCTTCAACAAATTAAATCTGAAAAGCCGCTATTGGATATGCGCGTGTTTAAATATAATATTTTTTCACTATCAAATATTATTAGTATTGCGATTACAATCAGTATGTACGCAGGTATGTTCTTGCTTCCAATTTACTTGCAAAATATCCGCGGATATTCTGCTTTTGATTCAGGGCTGCTGCTGCTTCCTGGCGCACTTGTTATGCTGGTTATGTCGCCGATTTCAGGTACATTGTTTGATAAAGTTGGACCTCGTCCGCTAGCAATCGTTGGTATGCTCATTACATCTATTTCAACGTTTGAATTTACGAAGCTGACGATGGCTACACCGTTTACTCATATTTTAGCGATTTATATTATCCGCTCGTTCGGTATGTCACTCTTAATGATGCCGATTATGACAGCCGGTTTGAATCAGCTTCCGCAGCGACTAAGCAGTCACGGAACATCAATGTCTAATACGCTTCGTCAAGTAAGTGGTTCAATTGGTATTAGTTTAATGACGACCATTTTTACGAATCGTACAACGTATCATGTAAATGAAATCAGCAGTTCCATGAATACGTCTGATCCATTCTTTATGAACAGCTTTCATTTATTTGTACAAAAGGTAGCTGCTACTTTGCATTTATCACAAGATGCGGCTCAGCAGCAAGCGCTGACGATTTTATCTGGAAAAATGACGCAGCAAGGTACGATCCAAGGTATTAACGATGCCTTTTACTGGGCAACAGCAATTTCTGTTATCGGTTTAATTCTAAGTTTCTTCCTTCGTGACGTACGTAAAGATAAAGTAGTCCAAGAAAAGAAATCAGAAGCTCAAGAGGAAGATATTCGTATGCTTCCAGCTCCTAAAAGTATAAATTCATAAGGTGCTATAGAATCAAAAGTTCCTCATAAAAATGTTGGAGAGAAAGGGGTGGTGAGGTGGATGGATCCATTGATATTTGGTGAAGAAATTCAAAGAATTTCAATATCTTTAAACAAAAAAGTAATGACAAATGTAAAAAGCCTTTTACATCATTACGGAATTACCCCTTTTCAATATCATATTTTACTGATTGTTGAACGTGCACGTACAATGCCTGTCACCAAAGTGGCAGACGAGATAAAGGCGAGCCCAAGTGTTATTACAGCATCGATTACACGTTTGTATGAATTGAATCTTGTGGAGCGCTACCATTCAAAAAGAGATCGGCGTAAAGTTATGGTCGAGCTTACAAACAAAGGGAAACAAGTGATTCAAGCTGCTGAAAAAGACATGCAGCAAGGGGTTGAAAAACTGTTTGCTTGCTATAAAGAAGAAGAACAGCAGCAATTTCTCACGCTCTGTCGACAGCTAGATGAACATGTGACTTGAACTTGAGTAGAAAAAAGTATATTGAGTTAAGCGGAGTGAGTGTAAATGAATAAAGAAATGGTAAAAAACATTCGGAAAAACTACAATATGAATCAGCGAAACTTTGCTCAAGCAGTGAACTGCAGCTTTTCTTTAATTGCACTGGTTGAAGTGGGGAAGCGAAGAGTAACAAAAAACTTGGAAGACAAAATTAAGCAAGCATTTCAATTGAACGATGATGATTTAAAAACACTGCAAGGTTAATACAAAAAGTAGGTGTGAAACGAGCGCACCTACTTTTTTTCGTCTTGTTTTTTTGTAAGCGGATCTACCGTATGTTTGTAATCATAAGCTTTCGAAGTAGTAACTATGCATAGCAGTAAAATAACAAATACAATGATAATAGAGAGTGTAATAATGATGATCATATAAAACGTCCTTTCTTTTTCTTATTACGTATGCTTTCGGTCTTATTGGTAAAATTCCTTCTTTCTCCACATAGTGCAGAAACGACAAACGCATACTAGTAACAGTCTAGAATAAAGGAGTGTTTATAATGAATGAAAAAGAGTTGAAAAAACAATTAAAAAAGGTAGCGGATTATCCTGCATCTAAAGCAGATGGAGTAGACGAAGAGTTTTCTCGTGAATTAGCAGACCAAGACGATTTAGAAGCTCAGGCTAGAGCGAACGCTGCAGATGAGAGACAAAAAAAGCAAAAATAAAGCTGAGATAAAAGTATTTTAGCCCAAGTGAAAAACGACCCACTAATTGAAATGTTTGATTAGTGGTTCGTTATTTCTCAGCCTCGTTTATTATCTTTTCAAAAGCAAATAAATAAAGTAAGGAGCACCGATTACGGCAGCAATAATTCCTGCTGGTAGACCGTTAGGATCGGCAATGTTATGTCCTATTGTATCTGCAATCAGCAAAAGCCAGCCGCCAAGTAAAATAGCAACGGGAATAAAAAGCTGGTTTCTCGGTCCGACTAAGCCTTTGGCAATATGAGGAGCAAGAAGCCCAATAAAGGCAACCCCGCCTGTAACTGAAACTGCGGCTGCCGCTAATGCAACCGCTGCTAAAAGCAATGTTACACGTTCTTTCTCTATAGCGATGCCGACTCCAATAGCTGCAGCTTCATTTAAGTTAAAAATATTTAATGAATTTGCTTTGTACAATATAAAAGGAATCAAGACAAGAAGCCAAGGCAGAAGTGCCCATATAAAAGGCCAGTCTGTCCCCCAAATGTTTCCTGCAATCCATTTAGCAATAAAATCAACTTTAGCATGATCAGCTGATGACATAATCACCACCATCATTCCAGAAAGAGCCATCGAAAAACCTACGCCTGTTAAAATAAACTTTACAGGCTGCAGCCCTTGGCTTTTACTATATGCACAAAGGTAGATAAGGCCAGCTGTAAACAAGGCGCCGATGAACCCTACTAACGGAAGAGCATACACGAAAGAGCCAGCTTCAATTGGAAAAAATAAAAAGAATACGGCAATTGCGAGGCCTGCTCCCGAATTAATTCCTATAATTCCAGGTTCCGCTAAATCATTGCGCGTAACACCTTGTAAGATAGCGCCTGATAAAGCTAGAGCCATTCCTGCTAAAAGAGTAATGATAATTCGCGGAAGTCGAATTGAAAAAAGAACAAACTCATCCGCAAAATTCCCTTTGCCAAAAAGAGTAGGAAACACTTTATTATAAGGAAGGGAGGCATCACCAAGCCCCACTCCTATCACAATCGTTCCAAGAATCAAAACAGTGAGCAGCATCATAATTATTCGTTGTTTTCTAATAAGGGCTGGGTGGATCATGAGAATGCTTTTCCTCCTTTACGAACAATGATTAAAAAGAAAGGTAAACCAATCATGGATACAACTGCTGCTATTGGTGTTTCATAAGGCGCACTTACGGTTCGGCCCAACGTATCAGCGAGCAGCATAAACGCTGCGCCAGTGATAGCCGACATAGGGATAATATAACGATAGTCGGTTCCTACAATTCCTCGTACAATATGAGGAATCATCAAGCCGATAAACACCATGTTTCCGACTAGCGCAACAGAAGCACCTGCAAGAAGAACCATGACAACAAATAAAATGGTTTTGACCTTTGTTGTTTGCTGACCTAACCCCACAGCAACTTCTTCATTTAAACTTAAAATAGTAAGCTGCCGAGAAAGCAAAAGGGCAATGAATATACCTCCGACAATAAAGGGAACAATGATTTGAAGCTGTTCCCAAGAAGTGCCTACCATTCCGCCAGCAGTCCACATCGATACATCTTTTGAAATTTTAAAATAAATACCGACGCCTTCTCCAATCGCATAAAGAAACGCTGAAACGGCAGCCCCGGCTAGTACAATTCGAAGCGGAGAAAAACCACCTCTTTTTATAGCAGCAATTCCAAACACCAAAATTGCGCCAACCGCAGCTCCAATAAAGCAAGCAATCGTAATACCTAAATAATTTACAGAAGGGATAAAGGCAATGGTTACAGCTAAAGCTGCATTTGCGCCAGAAGTTAAGCCTAAAAGTCCTGGATCTGCAAGAGGATTTTTTGTCATACCTTGCATAATCGCCCCTGATACTGATAAAGCAGCGCCAACAAAAGCAGCGGCGATTTCACGAGGTAGGCGAATATCTCGGATGATCGAAATCTGTTCGTTTACACTGCTTGATGAAAGTGCTAGCCACACATCTTTTATCGATATGTCAGCAGCACCAAAAACCAT contains the following coding sequences:
- a CDS encoding DHA2 family efflux MFS transporter permease subunit, translating into MMTASIENTSDGSIKKHIPLLIVLMLGLFLAILNQTLLNVAIPHLITEFGVTANTAQWLLTGYMLVNGALIPLSAFLIERFGVRRLFLFAMFCFTVGSLICGIAPTFSIMLTGRLIQAIGGGVLSPLVMTIIVFIFPPHMRGKGMGIFGLAMMFAPAIGPTLSGWVIQNYDWHILFNGMVPLGAIVLIIAFFQLKDIQPPKDVKVHMPSVVTSLAGMGLLLYGFSEAGNDGWTDSVVLSTIIGGAVLLIIFVLQQIKSEKPLLDMRVFKYNIFSLSNIISIAITISMYAGMFLLPIYLQNIRGYSAFDSGLLLLPGALVMLVMSPISGTLFDKVGPRPLAIVGMLITSISTFEFTKLTMATPFTHILAIYIIRSFGMSLLMMPIMTAGLNQLPQRLSSHGTSMSNTLRQVSGSIGISLMTTIFTNRTTYHVNEISSSMNTSDPFFMNSFHLFVQKVAATLHLSQDAAQQQALTILSGKMTQQGTIQGINDAFYWATAISVIGLILSFFLRDVRKDKVVQEKKSEAQEEDIRMLPAPKSINS
- a CDS encoding MarR family winged helix-turn-helix transcriptional regulator — protein: MDPLIFGEEIQRISISLNKKVMTNVKSLLHHYGITPFQYHILLIVERARTMPVTKVADEIKASPSVITASITRLYELNLVERYHSKRDRRKVMVELTNKGKQVIQAAEKDMQQGVEKLFACYKEEEQQQFLTLCRQLDEHVT
- a CDS encoding helix-turn-helix domain-containing protein, which codes for MNKEMVKNIRKNYNMNQRNFAQAVNCSFSLIALVEVGKRRVTKNLEDKIKQAFQLNDDDLKTLQG
- the ytzI gene encoding YtzI protein, with the protein product MIIIITLSIIIVFVILLLCIVTTSKAYDYKHTVDPLTKKQDEKK
- a CDS encoding YfhD family protein encodes the protein MNEKELKKQLKKVADYPASKADGVDEEFSRELADQDDLEAQARANAADERQKKQK
- a CDS encoding FecCD family ABC transporter permease, with product MIHPALIRKQRIIMMLLTVLILGTIVIGVGLGDASLPYNKVFPTLFGKGNFADEFVLFSIRLPRIIITLLAGMALALSGAILQGVTRNDLAEPGIIGINSGAGLAIAVFFLFFPIEAGSFVYALPLVGFIGALFTAGLIYLCAYSKSQGLQPVKFILTGVGFSMALSGMMVVIMSSADHAKVDFIAKWIAGNIWGTDWPFIWALLPWLLVLIPFILYKANSLNIFNLNEAAAIGVGIAIEKERVTLLLAAVALAAAAVSVTGGVAFIGLLAPHIAKGLVGPRNQLFIPVAILLGGWLLLIADTIGHNIADPNGLPAGIIAAVIGAPYFIYLLLKR
- a CDS encoding FecCD family ABC transporter permease encodes the protein MKIDNQRFIPFLYKLIGMLLVFIVMFGLSMVFGAADISIKDVWLALSSSSVNEQISIIRDIRLPREIAAAFVGAALSVSGAIMQGMTKNPLADPGLLGLTSGANAALAVTIAFIPSVNYLGITIACFIGAAVGAILVFGIAAIKRGGFSPLRIVLAGAAVSAFLYAIGEGVGIYFKISKDVSMWTAGGMVGTSWEQLQIIVPFIVGGIFIALLLSRQLTILSLNEEVAVGLGQQTTKVKTILFVVMVLLAGASVALVGNMVFIGLMIPHIVRGIVGTDYRYIIPMSAITGAAFMLLADTLGRTVSAPYETPIAAVVSMIGLPFFLIIVRKGGKAFS